The Mastomys coucha isolate ucsf_1 unplaced genomic scaffold, UCSF_Mcou_1 pScaffold4, whole genome shotgun sequence genome has a segment encoding these proteins:
- the Myf5 gene encoding myogenic factor 5, translated as MDMTDGCQFSPSEYFYEGSCIPSPEDEFGDQFEPRVAAFGAHKAELQGSDDEEHVRAPTGHHQAGHCLMWACKACKRKSTTMDRRKAATMRERRRLKKVNQAFETLKRCTTTNPNQRLPKVEILRNAIRYIESLQELLREQVENYYSLPGQSCSEPTSPTSNCSDGMPECNSPIWSRKNSSFDSIYCADVSNVCAADKSSLSSLDCLSSIVDRITSAEPSELALQDTASLSPAASTNSQPATPGSSSSRPIYHVL; from the exons ATGGACATGACCGACGGCTGCCAGTTCTCCCCTTCTGAATACTTCTATGAAGGCTCCTGTATCCCCTCGCCAGAGGATGAGTTTGGGGACCAGTTTGAGCCAAGAGTGGCAGCCTTCGGAGCACACAAAGCTGAGCTGCAGGGCTCAGACGACGAGGAGCACGTGCGTGCACCTACCGGCCACCACCAGGCTGGTCACTGCCTCATGTGGGCCTGCAAAGCTTGCAAGAGGAAGTCCACTACCATGGATCGACGCAAGGCCGCCACCATGCGCGAGCGCAGACGCCTGAAGAAGGTCAACCAAGCTTTTGAGACGCTCAAGAGATGCACCACAACCAACCCTAACCAGAGACTCCCGAAGGTGGAGATCCTCAGGAATGCCATCCGGTACATTGAGAGCCTCCAGGAGCTGCTGCGCGAACAGGTGGAGAACTATTACAGCCTGCCGGGACAGAGCTGCTCCGAGCCCACCAGCCCCACCTCCAATTGTTCTGATGGGATG CCTGAATGTAACAGCCCTATCTGGTCCCGAAAGAACAGCAGCTTTGACAGCATCTACTGTGCTGATGTGTCAAACG TGTGTGCTGCAGATAAAAGCTCCTTGTCCAGCTTGGATTGTTTGTCCAGCATAGTGGATCGGATCACGTCTGCAGAGCCATCTGAGTTGGCTCTTCAGGACACAGCTTCTCTGTCTCCGGCTGCCAGCACCAATTCACAGCCTGCAACCCCCGGATCCTCCAGTTCCAGACCTATCTATCACGTATTATGA